From one Gemmobacter sp. genomic stretch:
- a CDS encoding metal ABC transporter ATP-binding protein yields the protein MTPLIQAQGLTVRLGGAEVLTGVDFRIAAGEIVTVLGPNGSGKSTLLRALMGIVAPSAGQITRAPGLRIGYVPQKLAIDRNLPLTVRRFLSLPRRVSDAQAMAALDRTGLPQALAGRQLGALSGGQLQRVLLARALLGDPQVLVLDEATQGLDQPGEAAFYRLIEDIRAQTGAAILMVSHDLHVVMAASDRVVCLNGHVCCEGTPRVVSSAPEYRALFGLGTQGALALYRHEHDHGHDHAHDHGHDHAHHDHDHGHPHHA from the coding sequence ATGACCCCGCTGATCCAGGCGCAGGGCCTGACGGTGCGCCTTGGCGGGGCCGAGGTGCTGACGGGCGTCGATTTTCGCATTGCCGCCGGGGAAATCGTGACCGTGCTAGGCCCGAACGGGTCGGGTAAATCCACGCTGTTGCGGGCGCTGATGGGCATTGTCGCGCCATCGGCCGGGCAGATCACCCGGGCGCCGGGCCTGCGCATCGGCTATGTGCCGCAAAAGCTGGCGATCGACCGCAACCTGCCGCTGACCGTGCGGCGGTTCCTGTCGCTGCCCCGGCGGGTCAGCGATGCGCAGGCGATGGCCGCGCTGGACCGCACCGGGTTGCCGCAGGCGCTGGCCGGGCGTCAGCTGGGCGCGCTGTCGGGCGGGCAGTTGCAGCGGGTGCTGCTGGCCCGCGCGCTGCTGGGCGATCCGCAGGTTCTGGTGCTGGACGAGGCGACGCAGGGCCTGGACCAGCCCGGCGAGGCGGCGTTCTATCGCCTGATCGAGGATATCCGCGCCCAGACCGGCGCCGCGATCCTGATGGTCAGCCATGACCTGCATGTGGTGATGGCGGCCTCGGACCGGGTGGTCTGCCTGAACGGCCATGTCTGCTGCGAAGGCACGCCGCGCGTGGTGTCCAGCGCGCCGGAATACCGCGCGCTGTTCGGGCTGGGCACACAAGGCGCGCTGGCGCTGTATCGCCATGAACATGACCACGGGCATGATCACGCCCACGACCACGGGCACGATCATGCCCACCACGATCACGATCACGGGCATCCCCACCATGCTTGA
- a CDS encoding Fur family transcriptional regulator, translated as MTDPAMPFQAHDHHACTHAALAEAERLAKVRGVRLTPVRRRTLEILLESHRAMGAYDVLDRLAAEGYGRQPPVAYRALEFLVEHGLAHRVQLLNAFAACMDPAHDHQPAFLICRACNRIAEAPAETVRAALQLAAADTGFVVERLSVEATGLCPACQEAA; from the coding sequence ATGACCGATCCGGCCATGCCGTTCCAGGCGCATGATCACCATGCCTGCACCCATGCCGCCCTGGCCGAGGCCGAGCGGCTGGCCAAGGTGCGCGGCGTGCGGCTGACCCCGGTGCGGCGGCGCACGCTGGAGATCCTGCTGGAATCGCATCGGGCCATGGGCGCCTATGACGTGCTGGACCGGCTGGCGGCCGAAGGCTATGGCCGGCAGCCGCCGGTTGCCTACCGCGCGCTGGAATTCCTTGTGGAACATGGGCTTGCGCATCGGGTGCAGCTGCTGAACGCCTTTGCCGCCTGCATGGATCCGGCGCATGACCACCAGCCCGCCTTTCTGATCTGCCGCGCCTGCAACCGCATTGCCGAGGCGCCGGCCGAAACCGTGCGCGCCGCGTTGCAGCTGGCGGCGGCTGATACCGGATTTGTCGTCGAACGGCTGAGCGTCGAGGCCACCGGCCTGTGCCCCGCCTGTCAGGAGGCGGCATGA
- a CDS encoding zinc ABC transporter substrate-binding protein, whose amino-acid sequence MRFSLALALALLPAPVMAEVPRVVTDIHPVHSLVSLVMGDLGQPALLLDKGANDHDFTLRPSQAAGLQKADLVVWIGPELTPWLDRALTGIGARADRLGLLALPGTVQRDYGADEDHEDDHGDHSSHDHDHTGLDPHAWLDPANAGVWLTAIAAELSDHDPANAATYAANAAAARDRIAALDAALAAELAPVKDKPFVVFHDAYGYFAGHYGLTVAGSVSLGDAAAPGAAHVQKTRAPLTGGKVLCAFPEAQHDPRLLTTLLDGTSVTLGGTLDPSGSSLEPGPQLYETLLRGMADTLAGCLN is encoded by the coding sequence ATGAGATTTTCCCTGGCCCTTGCGCTGGCCCTGCTGCCGGCGCCCGTGATGGCCGAAGTTCCCCGCGTTGTCACGGACATTCACCCGGTGCATTCCCTTGTCTCGCTGGTGATGGGCGATCTGGGCCAACCCGCCCTGCTGCTGGACAAGGGCGCCAACGACCATGATTTCACCCTGCGCCCCAGCCAGGCGGCGGGGCTGCAAAAGGCCGATCTGGTGGTCTGGATCGGGCCGGAACTGACCCCCTGGCTGGATCGCGCCCTGACCGGGATCGGCGCCAGGGCAGACCGGCTGGGCCTGCTGGCCCTGCCCGGCACGGTGCAACGCGACTATGGCGCCGACGAGGACCACGAAGACGACCACGGTGATCATTCCAGCCACGATCACGACCATACCGGCCTTGACCCCCACGCCTGGCTGGATCCGGCGAATGCTGGGGTCTGGCTGACGGCCATCGCGGCCGAACTGTCGGACCACGACCCGGCCAATGCCGCCACCTATGCCGCCAATGCCGCCGCCGCCCGCGACCGGATCGCGGCACTGGATGCCGCGCTGGCGGCCGAACTGGCCCCGGTCAAGGACAAGCCCTTCGTGGTGTTCCACGATGCCTATGGCTATTTCGCCGGCCACTATGGCCTGACGGTGGCGGGCAGCGTCTCGCTGGGCGATGCGGCGGCCCCCGGCGCCGCCCATGTGCAGAAAACCCGCGCCCCCCTGACCGGCGGCAAGGTTCTTTGCGCCTTTCCCGAGGCACAGCACGACCCCCGCCTGCTGACCACCCTGCTGGACGGGACCAGCGTCACGCTGGGCGGCACGCTCGATCCGTCGGGCAGCAGCCTGGAACCCGGGCCGCAGCTTTACGAAACCCTGCTGCGCGGCATGGCCGATACGCTGGCAGGCTGCCTGAACTGA
- a CDS encoding GNAT family N-acetyltransferase, with translation MLVVRPGRVADAEALAAILNAIIARGGTTAHEVPFTPADLAGHYIDGPGVISCQVAEAGGQVLGFQSLGQHDGLPPGWADIATFTRQDGKVPGAGSALMGATLAAARAAGLDAINATIRADNAGGLAFYRKMGFVQYGISPAVPLGDGRPVDRLHHRRDPG, from the coding sequence ATGCTGGTGGTGCGCCCGGGCCGGGTGGCGGATGCAGAGGCGCTGGCCGCGATTCTCAACGCGATCATCGCGCGGGGCGGCACCACGGCGCATGAGGTGCCGTTCACGCCGGCGGATCTGGCGGGGCATTACATCGACGGCCCCGGGGTGATCTCGTGCCAGGTGGCCGAGGCGGGCGGGCAGGTGTTGGGGTTCCAGTCGCTGGGGCAGCATGACGGGCTGCCGCCGGGCTGGGCCGACATTGCCACCTTTACCCGGCAGGACGGCAAGGTGCCGGGCGCGGGCAGCGCGCTGATGGGCGCCACGCTGGCCGCCGCGCGGGCGGCGGGGCTGGACGCGATCAACGCGACGATCCGGGCGGACAATGCCGGGGGGCTGGCGTTCTATCGCAAGATGGGGTTCGTGCAATATGGCATCAGCCCGGCGGTGCCGCTGGGCGATGGCCGGCCGGTGGACCGGCTGCACCATCGGCGGGATCCGGGCTAG
- a CDS encoding DUF1772 domain-containing protein produces the protein MRPLAIVTAFLGVLFAGAIFGFFYAWLCSTMWGLDAADPRVAISAMQAMNASVRNAAFAPAFFGTPAVLALAALLAARVGRGAGMFLGLAAAVYAAAALLVTLQVNVPMNEVLAATPVPEDIEAARLVWQEYSPRWQDYNLIRTVASGLALALAVIGFGLLMRPERRRAF, from the coding sequence ATGCGCCCCCTTGCGATTGTCACCGCGTTCCTTGGCGTCCTGTTCGCGGGTGCCATCTTCGGGTTCTTTTACGCCTGGCTGTGTTCGACCATGTGGGGGCTGGATGCGGCCGATCCGCGGGTGGCGATTTCCGCCATGCAGGCGATGAATGCCAGCGTGCGCAACGCCGCCTTTGCGCCGGCGTTCTTTGGCACGCCGGCGGTGCTGGCGCTAGCGGCGCTGCTTGCCGCGCGGGTCGGGCGCGGGGCGGGAATGTTCCTGGGGCTGGCGGCGGCGGTCTATGCGGCGGCGGCGCTGCTGGTGACCTTGCAGGTCAACGTGCCGATGAACGAGGTGCTGGCGGCAACCCCGGTGCCCGAGGATATCGAGGCAGCGCGCCTGGTGTGGCAGGAGTATTCGCCGCGCTGGCAGGATTACAACCTGATCCGCACCGTTGCCTCGGGGCTGGCGCTGGCGCTGGCGGTGATCGGGTTCGGCCTGCTGATGCGGCCGGAACGGCGGCGGGCGTTCTGA
- the sugE gene encoding quaternary ammonium compound efflux SMR transporter SugE gives MGPWGILAIAGVLEVVWALGLKYSEGFTRLWPSVITLVGAAASFWLLSHAMKSLPAGTAYAVWTGIGALGVAVFGMILLGEGATPLRLAGIGLIVAGIVALKLA, from the coding sequence ATGGGCCCCTGGGGCATTCTGGCGATTGCCGGCGTTCTGGAGGTGGTCTGGGCGCTGGGGTTGAAATATTCCGAAGGATTCACACGGCTGTGGCCTTCGGTGATTACGCTGGTGGGCGCGGCGGCGAGTTTCTGGCTGTTGTCGCATGCCATGAAGTCGCTGCCTGCGGGCACCGCCTATGCCGTCTGGACCGGCATCGGCGCGCTGGGGGTGGCGGTCTTCGGCATGATCCTGCTGGGCGAGGGGGCAACCCCGTTGCGGCTGGCGGGCATTGGCCTCATCGTCGCGGGGATCGTGGCGCTGAAACTCGCCTGA
- a CDS encoding acetyl-CoA carboxylase carboxyltransferase subunit alpha, translating to MQYLEFEKPLAEIEGKAEELRAMARSNSEMDVSKEAEALDRKAEALLKDLYKDLAPWRKTQVARHPDRPHCRDYIEALFTEYTPLAGDRNFADDHAVMGGLARFNDRPVMVIGQEKGHDTKSRIERNFGMARPEGYRKAIRLMEMASRFGLPVITLVDTPGAYPGKGAEERGQAEAIARSTQKCLEIGVPLISMIIGEGGSGGAVALATANRVAMLEHSVYSVITPEGCASILWKDAERAREAAEALRLTAQDLLKLGVIDRIVKEPLGGAQRDRAAAIESVGKAIELMLKDLSGKKPDWLVKDRRQKFLDMGTKGLAA from the coding sequence ATGCAGTATCTGGAATTCGAAAAGCCGCTGGCCGAGATCGAAGGCAAGGCCGAGGAACTGCGCGCCATGGCCAGGTCGAATTCCGAGATGGATGTGTCCAAGGAGGCCGAGGCGCTGGACCGCAAGGCCGAGGCGCTGCTGAAAGACCTGTACAAGGATCTGGCGCCCTGGCGGAAGACACAGGTGGCCCGCCACCCCGACCGCCCGCATTGCCGCGATTACATCGAGGCGCTGTTCACCGAATACACCCCCCTGGCCGGCGACCGCAACTTTGCCGATGACCATGCCGTCATGGGCGGGCTTGCGCGGTTCAACGACCGGCCGGTCATGGTGATCGGGCAGGAAAAGGGCCATGATACCAAAAGCCGGATCGAGCGGAATTTCGGCATGGCGCGGCCCGAAGGCTATCGCAAGGCGATCCGGCTGATGGAAATGGCCAGCCGCTTTGGCCTGCCGGTGATCACGTTGGTGGATACCCCCGGCGCCTATCCCGGCAAGGGGGCCGAGGAACGCGGTCAGGCCGAGGCGATTGCGCGGTCGACCCAGAAATGCCTGGAAATCGGCGTGCCGCTGATTTCGATGATCATCGGCGAAGGCGGGTCGGGCGGGGCGGTGGCGCTGGCCACGGCGAACCGCGTCGCCATGCTGGAACATTCGGTCTATTCGGTGATCACGCCGGAAGGCTGTGCCAGCATCCTGTGGAAGGATGCCGAGCGCGCCCGCGAGGCGGCCGAGGCGCTGCGCCTGACGGCGCAGGATCTGCTGAAGCTGGGCGTGATCGACCGCATCGTCAAGGAACCGCTGGGCGGCGCGCAGCGCGACCGGGCGGCGGCCATCGAATCGGTCGGCAAGGCGATCGAGCTGATGCTGAAGGACCTGAGCGGCAAGAAGCCCGACTGGCTGGTCAAGGACCGCCGGCAGAAGTTCCTCGACATGGGCACCAAGGGGCTGGCGGCCTGA
- a CDS encoding GyrI-like domain-containing protein, whose translation MYPVTIETLPDRDCAALLHTGPYDRIGETFGRLAATLGQAGLMWKLRGAPLALYLDDPAMVAPEALRAQAAFPIAAGTALPPGLTAVRLAGGRHAVLTHTGPYSGLGAAWGWLYNDWLPRSGERHADRPPFECYPDDPAKVPEDRRRAQICLPLA comes from the coding sequence ATGTATCCCGTGACCATCGAAACCCTGCCGGACCGCGACTGTGCGGCGCTGCTGCACACCGGGCCCTACGACCGCATCGGCGAAACCTTCGGGCGGCTGGCGGCCACCCTGGGCCAGGCCGGGCTGATGTGGAAACTGCGCGGCGCGCCGCTTGCGCTCTATCTCGACGATCCGGCCATGGTGGCCCCCGAGGCCCTGCGCGCGCAGGCCGCCTTCCCGATCGCCGCCGGCACCGCGCTGCCGCCCGGGCTGACGGCGGTGCGGCTGGCAGGCGGGCGCCACGCGGTGCTGACCCACACCGGCCCCTACAGCGGGCTGGGCGCCGCCTGGGGCTGGCTCTACAACGACTGGCTCCCGCGCTCGGGCGAGCGGCATGCCGACCGCCCGCCGTTCGAGTGCTACCCCGACGATCCTGCGAAGGTGCCCGAGGACCGGCGGCGCGCGCAGATCTGCCTGCCGCTCGCCTGA
- a CDS encoding LLM class flavin-dependent oxidoreductase, producing the protein MTAMVELGLDTFGDVTKGPDGQDLPMDQVLRDVVDQAVLADDLGIHFIGLGEHHRPDFAISAPEMVLATIAGKTSRIRLGTAVTVLSTDDPIRVFQRFSTLNALSGGRAEPILGRGSFTESYPLFGHDMQNYDVLFEEKLDIFARLVRDGTLTWQGQHRPALQDQRVYPPLGPQGMTVWVGVGGSPESVVRVVRQDLQLMLAIIGGDPRRFVPYVDLYKRACAQIGNPVRPVGIHSPGFVAETDEQAREILWPAYRENFGRIGAERGWPPTTKAHFLQEVEHGSLYVGSPETVARKIAAAVKALGVQRFDMKYASGPVPHADLMRCIELYGRRVIPMVNELLA; encoded by the coding sequence ATGACGGCGATGGTGGAACTGGGTCTCGATACCTTTGGCGATGTGACAAAGGGGCCCGACGGGCAAGACCTGCCGATGGACCAGGTGCTGCGCGACGTGGTGGATCAGGCGGTGCTGGCCGACGACCTGGGCATCCATTTCATCGGCCTTGGCGAACATCACCGCCCCGATTTCGCGATTTCCGCCCCCGAAATGGTGCTGGCCACCATTGCCGGCAAGACCAGCCGCATCCGGCTGGGCACGGCTGTGACCGTGCTGTCCACCGACGATCCGATCCGGGTGTTCCAGCGGTTTTCCACCCTGAACGCGCTGTCGGGCGGGCGGGCCGAACCGATCCTGGGCCGGGGCAGCTTTACCGAAAGCTATCCGCTGTTCGGGCACGATATGCAGAACTACGACGTGCTGTTCGAGGAAAAGCTCGACATCTTCGCCCGGCTGGTGCGCGATGGCACGCTGACCTGGCAGGGCCAGCACCGCCCGGCGTTGCAGGACCAGCGGGTCTATCCGCCGCTGGGGCCCCAGGGGATGACGGTCTGGGTCGGCGTCGGCGGCAGCCCGGAATCGGTCGTGCGGGTCGTGCGGCAGGATTTGCAGCTGATGCTGGCGATCATCGGCGGCGACCCGCGCCGCTTCGTGCCCTATGTCGACCTCTACAAGCGTGCCTGCGCCCAGATCGGCAATCCGGTGCGCCCCGTGGGTATCCATTCCCCCGGCTTCGTGGCCGAGACCGACGAGCAGGCGCGCGAGATCCTGTGGCCCGCCTACCGCGAGAATTTCGGCCGCATCGGGGCCGAACGCGGCTGGCCGCCCACCACCAAGGCGCATTTCCTGCAAGAGGTGGAACATGGCTCGCTCTATGTCGGGTCGCCCGAGACGGTGGCGCGCAAGATCGCCGCGGCGGTCAAGGCGCTGGGGGTGCAGCGGTTCGACATGAAATATGCCAGCGGCCCGGTGCCACATGCCGATCTGATGCGCTGCATAGAACTCTACGGCCGCCGCGTGATCCCGATGGTCAACGAGTTGCTGGCCTGA
- a CDS encoding DUF1491 family protein, translated as MTPRLTADFWIRAYLARLGLADIPAYVTARGDATAGAVIVKCARLDGTAAAWQRSFDLTTGARAWVMLADGPEAEVDAALARQRARDPDLWLIEIESRAGRTLLDEPGLSD; from the coding sequence ATGACCCCCCGCCTGACCGCCGATTTCTGGATCCGCGCCTATCTGGCGCGGCTGGGGCTGGCCGATATTCCCGCCTATGTCACCGCCAGGGGCGATGCGACCGCCGGGGCGGTGATCGTGAAATGCGCGCGGCTGGATGGCACCGCGGCCGCCTGGCAGCGCAGCTTTGACCTGACGACCGGCGCCCGCGCCTGGGTGATGCTGGCCGACGGTCCCGAGGCCGAGGTGGATGCCGCCCTGGCCCGCCAGCGCGCCCGCGACCCCGACCTGTGGCTGATCGAGATCGAAAGCCGCGCGGGGCGCACCCTGCTGGACGAACCGGGTCTGTCGGACTGA
- the era gene encoding GTPase Era codes for MTEEPQLPPEPQGPQRAGFVALIGEPNAGKSTLLNRMVGAKVSIVTHKVQTTRTRIRGVAMAGQAQIVFVDTPGLFRPRRRLDRAMVAAAWGGAADADIVVLLIEAHRGLTEGAKAIIDTIKDRLPQSTPVALAINKIDRVKAETLLALTEELNTAYPFVRTFMISAERGYGVESLRDWLAAELPEHPWLYPEDQIADLPMRMIAAEITREKLTLRLHEELPYQLTVETEKWEDRPDGSTRIDQIVYVARDGHKGILLGAKGATIKAVSTASRQELTEFLGRPVHLFLTVKVRPDWLDEKERYTEMGLDFRDGD; via the coding sequence ATGACCGAAGAACCGCAACTCCCGCCGGAACCGCAAGGCCCGCAACGCGCCGGCTTTGTCGCCCTGATCGGCGAACCCAATGCCGGCAAGTCCACGCTGCTCAACCGCATGGTGGGGGCCAAGGTCTCGATCGTGACGCACAAGGTGCAGACCACCCGCACCCGCATCCGCGGCGTGGCGATGGCGGGGCAGGCCCAGATCGTGTTCGTCGATACCCCGGGCCTCTTTCGTCCGCGCCGCCGGCTGGACCGCGCCATGGTCGCCGCCGCCTGGGGCGGCGCGGCCGATGCCGATATCGTCGTGCTGCTGATCGAGGCGCATCGCGGCCTGACCGAAGGCGCCAAGGCCATCATCGACACCATCAAGGACCGCCTGCCGCAATCCACCCCCGTCGCGCTGGCGATCAACAAGATCGACCGGGTCAAGGCCGAAACCCTGCTGGCCCTGACCGAGGAACTGAACACCGCCTATCCTTTCGTGCGCACCTTCATGATCTCGGCCGAACGCGGCTACGGGGTCGAGTCCTTGCGCGACTGGTTGGCGGCCGAACTGCCCGAACATCCCTGGCTCTATCCCGAAGACCAGATCGCCGACCTGCCGATGCGGATGATCGCGGCCGAGATCACCCGCGAAAAGCTGACCCTGCGCCTGCACGAGGAACTTCCCTACCAGCTGACGGTGGAAACCGAAAAGTGGGAAGACCGCCCCGATGGCTCCACCCGCATCGACCAGATCGTCTATGTCGCTCGCGATGGCCACAAGGGCATCCTGCTGGGCGCCAAGGGGGCCACGATCAAGGCGGTCTCCACCGCCTCGCGCCAGGAACTGACCGAATTCCTCGGCCGTCCGGTCCATCTGTTCCTGACCGTCAAGGTCCGCCCCGACTGGCTGGACGAAAAGGAACGCTACACCGAGATGGGCCTCGACTTCCGCGATGGCGATTAA
- the rnc gene encoding ribonuclease III: MKLSADLQEFSARLGHSFRRPELLLRALTHPSIATPARPDNQRLEFLGDRVLGLVMSEALLMADKAASEGQLAPRFNALVRKETCAEVARDLGLGDVLRLGRSEMLSGGRRKEALLADAMEALIAAVYRDAGFEVAKALVLRLWGDRVGRVKADARDPKTALQEWAQARGLPPPGYDEISRDGPPHQPVFTIAVRLSTGETEQATAGSKRQAEQAAARALLARLESQP, from the coding sequence GTGAAACTGTCGGCCGATCTCCAGGAATTTTCGGCCCGGCTGGGGCACAGCTTCCGCCGGCCCGAACTGCTGCTGCGCGCGCTGACCCACCCGTCCATCGCCACGCCCGCCCGCCCCGACAACCAGCGGCTGGAGTTTCTGGGCGACCGCGTTCTGGGCCTCGTGATGTCCGAGGCGCTGCTGATGGCCGACAAGGCCGCCTCCGAAGGCCAGCTGGCGCCGCGCTTCAACGCCCTTGTGCGCAAGGAAACCTGCGCCGAGGTGGCGCGCGACCTGGGCCTGGGCGATGTGCTGCGGCTGGGCCGGTCGGAAATGCTGTCGGGCGGCCGCCGCAAGGAGGCGCTCTTGGCCGACGCGATGGAGGCGCTGATCGCCGCCGTCTACCGCGATGCCGGGTTCGAGGTGGCCAAGGCGCTGGTCCTGCGGCTGTGGGGCGACCGGGTGGGCCGGGTCAAGGCCGATGCCCGCGATCCCAAGACCGCCTTGCAGGAATGGGCGCAGGCCCGCGGCCTGCCGCCGCCCGGCTATGACGAGATCTCCCGCGACGGCCCGCCGCACCAACCCGTCTTCACCATTGCCGTGCGGCTCTCGACAGGCGAGACTGAACAGGCAACCGCCGGATCGAAACGCCAGGCCGAACAGGCCGCCGCCCGCGCGCTGCTTGCGCGACTGGAGTCCCAGCCATGA
- the lepB gene encoding signal peptidase I: MASKAQKKDGIWETVKTVVYAVAIAVVFRTLFFQPFWIPSGSMKDTLLIGDFLFVNKMAYGYSRYSCPLGLCPFEGRIFATDPERGDVVVFRHPVNGSDFIKRLIGLPGDTVQMKGGILYLNGAEVPQTPAGVFEEVYEPQGPMGHEPRCENAPVGQGGICAKSRTTETLPGGRTHDVLNITSGGFGDDTPVFTVPAGHYFFMGDNRDNSQDSRFSRAVGGVGFVPADYLIGRADRIMFSSAGRSLFYVWTWRSDRFFKAVE; this comes from the coding sequence ATGGCAAGCAAGGCGCAAAAGAAGGACGGCATCTGGGAAACGGTCAAGACCGTGGTCTATGCGGTGGCGATTGCCGTGGTGTTCCGCACGCTGTTCTTCCAGCCCTTCTGGATCCCTTCGGGCAGCATGAAGGACACGCTGCTGATCGGCGACTTCCTGTTCGTCAACAAGATGGCCTATGGCTATTCGCGCTATTCCTGCCCGCTGGGCCTGTGCCCGTTCGAAGGGCGCATCTTCGCCACGGATCCTGAACGCGGCGATGTGGTGGTGTTCCGCCACCCGGTCAACGGATCGGATTTCATCAAGCGGCTGATCGGCCTGCCGGGCGATACCGTGCAGATGAAGGGCGGCATCCTGTATCTGAACGGCGCCGAGGTGCCCCAGACCCCCGCCGGCGTGTTCGAAGAGGTCTACGAACCCCAGGGCCCGATGGGCCACGAGCCGCGCTGTGAAAACGCCCCCGTGGGGCAGGGCGGCATCTGCGCCAAGTCGCGCACCACCGAAACCCTGCCGGGCGGGCGCACCCATGATGTGTTGAACATCACCAGCGGCGGCTTTGGCGATGATACCCCGGTGTTCACCGTGCCTGCCGGGCACTACTTCTTCATGGGCGACAACCGCGACAACAGCCAGGACAGCCGGTTCAGCCGCGCCGTTGGCGGCGTGGGCTTCGTGCCGGCCGACTACCTGATCGGCCGCGCCGACCGCATCATGTTCTCCTCCGCCGGCCGGTCGCTGTTCTATGTCTGGACCTGGCGGTCCGACCGCTTCTTCAAGGCGGTCGAGTGA